One Fusarium poae strain DAOMC 252244 chromosome 4, whole genome shotgun sequence DNA window includes the following coding sequences:
- a CDS encoding hypothetical protein (BUSCO:48333at5125): MGSHDSLNQAEGVPRFWYRDNFFLTNDKSYLCPRTFNKSLDDNWWSSPLPNGQLQRVLDNCLTLAVYYTPQTADEMKRNGIASPKDGSPHKMVGFARVVTDYVTLAYLTDVFVVEEFQRRGLASWLMQALKEIVDEWKHMRGLLLMTHDQAAARLYQRELGAQEFEKGPSAGLVMLEMAGPAEKPAPKH; this comes from the exons ATGGGCTCTCACGACTCTTTGAACCAAGCCGAAGGTGTACCTCGGTTCTGGTACCGCGATAACTTCTTCCTCACAAACGACAAGTCTTATCTATGCCCCCGAACCTTTAACAAGTCTCTCGATGACAACTGGTGGAGCAGCCCCTTACCAAACGGACAACTCCAGAGGGTGCTGGATAATTGCTTGACCTTGGCCGTGTACTATACTCCTCAGACTGCCGATGAAATGAAGA GAAACGGCATTGCTTCACCAAAAGATGGCTCCCCGCACAAGATGGTCGGTTTCGCTCGCGTGGTGACCGACTATGTAACTCTAGCCTACCTCACAGACGTTTTCGTCGTCGAGGAGTTCCAGCGGCGGGGATTGGCGTCGTGGCTGATGCAAGCTCTCAAGGAGATAGTCGACGAGTGGAAGCACATGCGCGGACTTCTTCTCATGACCCACGACCAAGCCGCAGCGAGGCTATATCAAAGGGAATTGGGTGCTCAAGAGTTCGAAAAGGGTCCATCAGCCGGCCTAGTAATGCTCGAAATGGCTGGTCCAGCTGAGAAGCCTGCACCCAAGCACTGA
- a CDS encoding hypothetical protein (BUSCO:33961at5125), which produces MGKSSKDKRDAYYRLAKEQGWRARSAFKLLQLDEEFDLFADVTRVVDLCAAPGSWSQVLSRVLIKGEKFGRAAWQDKEAKFRQQMLGILPKDGEDSEQQTTEIQQTEEDEPAKPREDVKIVSIDLQPISPLAGITTLRADITHPATVPLLLSALDSSYDPKAAGTQASHPVDLVLSDGAPDVTGLHDLDIYVQSQLLFAALNLALCVLKPGGKFVAKIFRGRNVDVLYAQLKIFFEKVIVAKPRSSRASSVEAFIVCINFQPPTGFRASLEEPLGVGGRLEEMLKEKGGVDMQDSMAKDEGVVEMEVYDEVPEDTERNSRWVAPFIACGDLSAFDSDASYKLPEDYVSLDPVQPPIAPPYKRAIETRAAMSGSQR; this is translated from the exons ATGGGAAAATCCTCAAAAGATAAACGCGACGCCTACTACCGTCTCGCCAAAGAGCAAGGATGGCGTGCGCGAAGTGCATTCAAGCTGCTGCAGCTTGACGAGG AATTCGATCTCTTCGCCGATGTCACTCGAGTCGTCGACCTCTGCGCCGCTCCCGGAAGTTGGTCGCAAGTACTTTCCCGCGTACTAATCAAGGGAGAGAAGTTTGGCAGAGCTGCTTGGCAAGATAAGGAAGCCAAGTTTCGACAGCAGATGCTGGGTATTCTACCCAAGGATGGCGAAGACAGCGAGCAGCAGACAACCGAGATTCAACAAACCGAGGAGGACGAACCTGCAAAACCAAGAGAGGATGTTAAAATTGTGTCGATCGATTTACAACCTATTTCACCTCTTGCCGGTATCACTACACTTCGAGCCGATATTACACACCCTGCGACAGTACCTCTTCTACTCTCTGCTCTTGATTCTTCCTACGACCCCAAGGCTGCTGGAACACAGGCCTCGCACCCCGTCGACCTTGTTTTGAGCGATGGTGCTCCTGATGTTACCGGTCTCCACGACCTTGATATTTACGTCCAGTCCCAATTGCTCTTTGCCGCCCTCAACCTGGCCCTCTGTGTTCTCAAGCCTGGAGGTAAATTCGTCGCCAAGATCTTCCGCGGGAGAAACGTCGACGTTCTATACGCCCAACTCAAGATCTTTTTCGAAAAAGTCATCGTGGCCAAGCCCCGTAGTAGTCGCGCAAGCAGCGTGGAAGCCTTCATTGTGTGCATCAACTTCCAGCCCCCCACCGGCTTCCGCGCCAGCCTCGAAGAGCCACTCGGTGTGGGCGGACGATTGGAGGAGATGCTCAAGGAAAAGGGAGGTGTTGATATGCAGGACTCAATGGCAAAGGACGAGGGTGTTGTGGAAATGGAGGTTTACGATGAAGTGCCTGAAGACACGGAGAGAAACAGTCGATGGGTCGCGCCGTTCATTGCCTGTGGAGATCTATCCGCCTTTGACTCCGATGCTTCGTATAAGCTCCCTGAGGACTACGTCTCTCTAGATCCCGTCCAGCCACCTATCGCTCCTCCTTACAAACGCGCCATTGAGACGCGAGCCGCCATGTCCGGATCACAGCGCTAA
- a CDS encoding hypothetical protein (BUSCO:789at5125) gives MTTQLLSTELTNLIQESKRKHNDLRHAAEKSLEELRNLRNPSEQTAPEELSQKPNFVNPFIIACGTKNAKFTAIAIVCLQRLIVAQALPRSKLNQVLEALMQATSAGLDVQLKILQALPSLVQNYASDLKGNLLVTTLNICFTLQSSKNAIVNHTSAATLQQLVVSVFDKVVAEDKKAGEGSMNTDAEYSDNHPAATDAYRIFNDLCLMTEHQRPEFIRISGLQQTFGLELIESVITNHATVFSKHPEQAQILRSRVMPLIIGALKAKPNFATTVRLMRILYTMLRRHISILPSECGEALAVLTHILDQDETFWKRALCMEVFRGIFADHALLRRIYAMFDATEGQKDVLKPLIATFVRLSSEKPALIGLGPQSSLPTISSNTQSSSEQAIAEASGMTGLMTGPVGSETITIGISTQFSSVRVPCIDQLDKTEAPAIPESYLYSLVLACISNVSDNLAKLVLSITVGSETRNRKRNSRQEFGRDSPAPQSEHDSASPKSKLERSASFRKNPVPVNPLSLVDHPQHSEVKICAAIVEECWPAILATCSTFLNAALDSEYYHGLVRAFQRFAHVAGLLQLTTPRDAFLTSLGKAAVPSNLLNACVNSGQGRPQTPSTPTDGSLFSNARGLLSVESLTPTTPTPDKGRQASFDVSVASLNTRNLLCLRALLNLGIALGPTLSDAWNIILETLQQADFVLYVSGKTPGRAPSLNRGLDSGGDSETTTLMHNFSSEVRAVETAASRLIESTIDFPNESFLEVVVAVCSLLVQRLPEQPEAASQAQIPSDGQQLKAPVAQVRRASGQMNTGSTQEDKFALAKIGELANINIERLLEYSPEESGWDVLTEKLIDTLTSSNTNSSVRTRAAEILVKLVWEAANVTSSLPEEARGEKQLRFFEALRMSLEPLLKGDREVSLASHSTDIDIHKIILDGLQSIIESNGETLVKGWDIAFEIIGTIFVTRELDHEYRRGSVANPILLDTRSAKLIRSSFNSLQLICSDFLASLPNSCFLILVDNLYKFCSQDDDLNIALTTVTFFWVLSDFLSSKNESLDIPAEMMQNTSPSDLEKMAADHEHKCSNAALWMLLLLRLTNVTTDDRLELRNSAIQTLLRIFDAYGDRLSSESWSTCVKSVVFKLLSSIEQEIRVLQSGEDEEADDGDRAEWTETAVVVLNGISSLLANYLDILAVHPSFDDLWKELLTHFITLLDFKVLDINTAIFKALAHILSETSNDGKSAFSKTAIDISWELWAREVPTSKPVGEKAEDNQNCLIAYVSVLTEIYRLIQESLEVNRVSRILDLLRETLDEATVGDYVKDVEYMTQLQAQIIEAVQMIRTDIEGVPSAMITQVADFVVLPFVQANSSKSGSKRTYIALSKMSMKELEKLIVSHSANSDIYSSNSFYKALEALCKPVALKYGFTTITKSTPPWRLATSTALTVLDATLAHIASLELSKEVTQKIWTTVVAIADGIMSADCSIAPPETNFANDESFDIASFHKLRELIIPSLGATAVPEKARTAYAESLFKTSIIHAPSPEEESIINGTHEKGLSALYGNRAGRTVHVPPTKRVNMAYVTCEVLFDMVSARDEPTIVIQPPTPQFPDAKHSRFLESPVSLHAQIASTAAPFLILRCALTLRAYIADQPLRGRMPQPLSQRKELSWILRKLVDLKSDSDSIPELRNVESEGRKHLLRLYPLIVRASGVAGHETVSALLREALEVVGEELGF, from the exons ATGACCACACAACTCCTTTCCACTGAGTTGACCAATCTCATTCAGGAGAGTAAGAGAAAGCATAATGACCTGCGACAT GCTGCAGAGAAATCATTAGAAGAATTAAGGAATTTGAGAAATCCGTCAGAACAGACGGCCCCTGAAG AGCTGTCTCAAAAACCCAACTTTGTCAACCCTTTCATCATCGCATGTGGCACAAAAAATGCAAAGTTTACTGCAATTGCCATCGTCTGTCTTCAGCGCCTCATTGTTGCCCAGGCTTTACCGAGGTCCAAGTTGAACCAGGTCCTGGAGGCGTTGATGCAAGCTACATCAGCTGGTCTCGATGTACAGCTCAAGATCTTGCAAGCGCTACCGTCGCTTGTTCAGAATTATGCGTCCGATCTCAAAGGAAACTTGTTGGTAACGACGTTGAACATTTGCTTTACGCTTCAGAGTAGCAAAAATGCAATTGTGAACCATACCTCAGCGGCGACACTTCAGCAACTGGTTGTGTCCGTCTTTGATAAAGTTGTCGCTGAAGACA AGAAAGCAGGCGAAGGATCTATGAACACCGATGCAGAATACTCAGATAATCATCCTGCAGCAACCGACGCCTACAGA ATCTTCAATGACTTGTGTCTGATGACCGAACACCAACGGCCAGAGTTCATTCGCATTTCGGGACTTCAACAGACATTTGGGCTAGAACTTATCGAGTCCGTTATAACAAATCATGCCACTGTCTTCAGTAAACATCCCGAGCAAGCGCAGATTCTACGCAGCAGGGTTATGCCACTTATCATAGGCGCACTAAAGGCGAAGCCCAACTTTGCAACTACAGTCCGACTGATGCGAATTCTGTACACAATGCTGCGTAGGCATATCAGCATTTTACCTTCAGAATGCGGCGAGGCGCTGGCTGTGCTAACACATATccttgaccaagatgagacttTCTGGAAGAGAGCATTGTGCATGGAGGTTTTCCGGGGGATATTTGCAGATCACGCCCTCCTCAGGCGCATCTACGCCATGTTTGATGCTACTGAAGGACAAAAAGATGTCCTCAAACCCCTGATAGCTACGTTCGTGCGCTTAAGCTCTGAGAAGCCTGCTTTGATTGGACTTGGTCCCCAATCATCGTTACCTACGATCAGCTCAAACACTCAGAGCTCGTCTGAGCAAGCCATCGCCGAGGCCAGTGGTATGACCGGGCTGATGACGGGACCGGTTGGGTCAGAAACTATAACCATAGGTATTAGTACGCAGTTCAGCTCAGTCCGCGTTCCCTGTATCGATCAGCTTGACAAGACTGAGGCGCCTGCAATCCCAGAGTCTTACCTCTACAGTCTGGTACTGGCCTGTATCTCCAATGTCTCCGACAACCTCGCAAAGCTTGTCCTGTCTATCACGGTTGGAAGCGAGACGAGAAATCGAAAGAGAAACTCGAGACAAGAGTTTGGGCGCGACTCACCTGCACCCCAAAGCGAACATGACAGCGCATCACCAAAAAGCAAGCTGGAAAGGTCAGCATCATTCAGGAAGAACCCTGTTCCCGTGAACCCGCTCTCACTGGTAGATCATCCTCAACATTCCGAGGTCAAGATTTGTGCCGCAATCGTCGAAGAATGCTGGCCAGCCATTCTTGCCACTTGCTCAACGTTCTTGAACGCTGCACTGGACTCAGAGTACTACCATGGATTAGTACGTGCATTTCAGCGATTTGCGCATGTCGCTGGTTTGTTGCAGTTAACAACGCCTCGTGATGCTTTCCTTACAAGCCTAGGCAAGGCAGCTGTCCCGTCTAATCTCCTCAATGCCTGTGTCAATTCTGGCCAGGGGCGTCCTCAGACACCTAGCACACCAACCGATGGCAGTCTTTTCAGCAATGCTCGAGGACTCCTCAGCGTTGAAAGCCTGACGCCCACTACACCTACCCCTGATAAGGGAAGGCAGGCATCGTTCGACGTTTCGGTCGCCTCTTTGAATACTCGTAATCTGTTGTGCCTGCGAGCACTTCTTAACCTAGGTATTGCGTTGGGTCCAACCTTGTCAGATGCTTGGAATATCATATTGGAAACTCTGCAGCAGGCAGACTTTGTACTTTACGTCAGTGGAAAGACTCCTGGCAGAGCACCAAGTCTTAATCGAGGGCTTGATTCAGGGGGCGACAGCGAAACGACAACATTAATGCACAACTTCAGCTCCGAAGTTCGTGCGGTCGAAACTGCGGCCTCGAGACTTATTGAGAGCACGATTGACTTCCCCAACGAGTCATTCCTGGAAGTTGTGGTGGCCGTTTGTAGTTTGTTGGTGCAACGACTACCTGAACAGCCTGAAGCGGCATCTCAGGCCCAAATACCATCCGATGGGCAGCAACTCAAGGCCCCTGTCGCACAAGTCCGTAGAGCCTCTGGGCAGATGAACACTGGGTCGACCCAGGAAGATAAATTCGCCCTTGCCAAAATCGGCGAGCTCGCTAATATCAACATCGAACGACTCTTGGAATACAGCCCAGAAGAATCTGGCTGGGATGTACTAACCGAAAAGCTCATCGACACTTTGACTTCCTCAAACACAAATTCATCCGTCCGAACAAGGGCAGCTGAGATTCTTGTCAAATTAGTATGGGAAGCTGCCAATGTTACTTCCTCCCTACCAGAGGAGGCTCGCGGGGAGAAACAACTACGGTTCTTTGAGGCGCTTCGTATGTCACTAGAGCCTCTGCTCAAGGGAGACCGTGAGGTATCTCTTGCAAGCCACTCCACTGATATTGATATTCACAAAATTATCCTTGACGGGCTTCAGAGTATCATTGAGAGCAATGGAGAAACACTAGTCAAGGGATGGGACATTGCCTTCGAAATCATTGGCACCATCTTTGTTACGAGAGAACTCGACCACGAGTATCGTCGCGGCTCCGTGGCCAATCCAATCCTCCTCGACACTCGATCAGCAAAGCTTATCCGGTCATCTTTCAACTCCCTCCAGCTTATTTGCTCAGACTTTCTGGCCTCGCTACCGAACTCGTGTTTCTTGATCCTTGTCGATAACCTCTACAAGTTTTGTTCACAAGATGACGATCTTAACATTGCGTTGACT ACGGTGACCTTCTTCTGGGTGCTTAGCGACTTTCTTTCTTCGAAGAACGAGTCGCTTGATATCCCTGCGGAAATGATGCAAAACACGAGCCCGTCCGATCTTGAGAAGATGGCGGCTGACCATGAACACAAATGCTCAAATGCTGCATTGTGGATGTTGCTTCTGCTCCGACTGACAAATGTTACTACTGATGATAGACTCGAGCTTCGTAACAGCGCGATTCAGACCTTGCTCAGAATCTTTGATGCATACGGCGATCGGCTTAGCTCAGAGTCGTGGTCAACATGTGTCAAATCAGTCGTTTTCAAACTCTTGTCATCAATCGAGCAAGAAATCAGAGTTTTGCAGTCgggagaagacgaagaagcaGACGATGGTGACCGTGCTGAGTGGACAGAGACAGCCGTTGTGGTCCTCAACGGTATCTCAAGCCTCTTGGCTAACTATCTCGATATCCTTGCGGTTCATCCCTCGTTTGACGACCTGTGGAAAGAGTTACTTACTCATTTCATCACTCTACTCGACTTCAAAGTCCTTGATATTAATACTGCCATCTTCAAAGCTCTTGCTCACATCCTGTCCGAAACTAGCAACGATGGCAAATCTGCCTTTAGCAAGACTGCGATTGATATTTCGTGGGAGCTTTGGGCAAGAGAAGTTCCAACTTCCAAACCTGTTGGTGAAAAGGCAGAAGATAACCAAAACTGCCTCATTGCCTATGTGTCGGTTCTGACAGAAATCTACCGGCTCATACAAGAGAGTCTCGAGGTGAATAGGGTCTCCAGGATTCTGGACTTGCTCCGCGAGACCTTGGATGAAGCCACAGTAGGCGATTACGTCAAAGATGTTGAGTACATGACGCAGTTACAAGCGCAAATTATTGAAGCTGTTCAGATGATCCGAACCGACATTGAAGGTGTTCCGTCGGCCATGATTACCCAAGTTGCGGATTTTGTCGTCCTGCCATTCGTTCAGGCTAACTCATCAAAGTCTGGCTCGAAGCGCACATACATTGCGCTCTCCAAAATGAGTATGAAGGAACTGGAGAAGCTCATTGTCAGTCATTCAGCGAACTCCGATATCTATAGCAGCAACTCTTTTTACAAGGCCCTGGAAGCGCTGTGCAAACCCGTTGCGTTGAAATACGGGTTCACTACAATCACGAAATCAACGCCGCCATGGAGGCTGGCTACCTCTACAGCGCTTACTGTCCTCGACGCGACTCTTGCACACATTGCCAGTCTAGAGCTTTCGAAAGAAGTTACCCAGAAAATTTGGACTACTGTGGTGGCCATCGCTGATGGAATCATGAGCGCGGACTGCAGTATTGCTCCCCCAGAGACAAATTTTGCCAATGATGAGAGCTTCGATATAGCATCTTTCCATAAACTGCGAGAACTAATCATACCTTCTCTGGGTGCAACAGCGGTCCCTGAAAAGGCTCGAACGGCTTACGCAGAGAGTCTCTTCAAGACATCGATAATCCATGCACCTTCACCAGAAGAGGAGTCGATCATCAACGGGACACACGAAAAAGGCCTATCGGCGCTTTATGGTAATCGTGCAGGCCGAACTGTACATGTACCACCGACAAAGCGCGTGAATATGGCATATGTCACCTGCGAGGTTTTGTTTGATATGGTTTCTGCTAGAGACGAACCAACAATTGTCATTCAACCGCCGACACCTCAGTTCCCCGACGCAAAACACAGTCGATTTCTTGAGTCGCCAGTTAGCCTCCATGCCCAGATCGCTAGCACAGCTGCACCATTCCTTATACTTCGATGCGCATTGACATTGAGGGCATATATCGCTGACCAGCCTCTACGGGGACGGATGCCTCAACCTCTGAGCCAAAGAAAGGAGCTGTCATGGATTCTACGGAAACTAGTTGATTTGAAGAGCGATAGTGACTCAATCCCTGAATTGAGAAACGTTGAGAGTGAGGGGAGGAAGCATCTTCTAAGACTTTATCCTCTTATTGTTCGGGCGTCTGGCGTAGCTGGACACGAGACGGTTAGTGCTTTGTTAAGAGAAGCCCTAGAAGTTGTAGGAGAAGAGTTGGGATTTTGA
- a CDS encoding hypothetical protein (BUSCO:33930at5125) gives MLDQMANEIKLISGSSHPEISAKVASRLGIEIANTMSLNYSNRETSVSIGESVRDEDVFILQSTAPGDVNDGLMELLIMIHACRTASARRITAVIPSFPYARQDKKDKSRAPISAKLIANMLQVSGCNHVITMDLHASQIQGFFNVPVDNLYAEPSVLRWIRENLNVENCVIVSPDAGGAKRATSLADRLNTGFALIHKERPRPNVVGRMVLVGDVQDKVAILVDDMADTCGTLAKAAETVHKHGASEVYAIVTHGILSGKAIDTINSSVLSGLVVTNTVPLGDKIERCPKLKVIDVSGTLAEAIRRTHNGESVSYLFNNVPV, from the exons ATGTTGGATCAAATGGCGAACGAAATCAAACTCATCTCGGGGAGCTCCCACCCCGAAATCAGTGCCAAAGTCGCTAGTCG ACTCGGCATTGAAATCGCCAACACTATGAGCCTCAACTACTCCAACCGTGAGACTAGTGTTTCTATCGGCGAGTCCGTCCGTGATGAGGACGTCTTTATCCTCCAGTCTACTGCTCCTGGAGATGTCAACGATGGATTGATGGAGCTTCTCATCATGATCCACGCTTGTCGAACTGCTTCGGCCAGACGTATCACTGCTGTTATCCCCAGCTTTCCTTACGCGCGCCAagacaagaaggacaagTCTCGAGCTCCTATCAGTGCCAAACTGATCGCAAACATGCTCCAAGTTTCGGGATGC AACCATGTCATCACCATGGACCTCCATGCTTCTCAGATTCAGGGCTTCTTCAATGTCCCAGTCGACAACCTTTACGCAGAGCCCTCCGTCCTTCGTTGGATCCGAGAGAACCTTAACGTGGAAAACTGCGTGATCGTTTCCCCCGACGCTGGTGGCGCCAAGCGTGCTACCTCTCTTGCTGACCGCCTGAACACTGGATTCGCTCTTATTCACAAGGAGCGTCCTCGCCCCAACGTCGTTGGTCGCATGGTGCTCGTTGGTGACGTCCAGGACAAGGTCGCCATCTTGGTTGATGACATGGCAGACACTTGTGGAACT CTTGCCAAGGCTGCTGAGACCGTCCACAAGCACGGTGCCAGTGAAGTCTATGCCATCGTCACTCACGGTATTCTGAGTGGCAAGGCCATTGACACCATCAACAGCTCTGTCCTCTCTGGTCTCGTTGTTACCAACA CCGTGCCTC TGGGTGACAAGATTGAGCGATGTCCCAAGCTCAAGGTCATCGATGTATCTGGAACCCTTGCCGAG GCTATCCGACGAACTCATAACGGAGAATCCGTCTCTTACCTCTTCAACAACGTCCCCGTCTAA
- a CDS encoding hypothetical protein (BUSCO:9047at5125), protein MTSTTSLNDLGRNRKLRLLVAATGPRDTSWAQALVVRLSKNPQIEARAIVDDVVPRLTQTIIVMQNRGLALGAGDRADDIEFYRQQAFELVEWADLMVCVPLDADSIAKMLAGVTDTFLGEVLRGWDTQKSIVLVPGMSTHMWSNPMTKKHLNKLHRKWNWIRVVTPILWHYEGSPNPKRVPNWNGFNEVLGIIKNQADLLGLGRDVEVATGLGMADDADVRVQCKLPPEIWTIILDYAGDWELSKALGMYTNLPMPTTWSSQPRDPNDPLKVYEHELEWTVLTCNSAAICKKISQSPPEFHDISALVIKLVIKFGLIDVLAYMEANRPDLFKAFDGTTLPTKASAYYPRVDVLDYWKQSAWFRDRHVYDAEAVDGASRFGHVRVLDWWWRRSGLGMRYTESALEQASGNGHLLVLEWWRDAAAQDDKVVLRPGRSLLWATQHGQADVLRWWDASGIPAAHGDSVAKVASRWGQVEVLETWRRLKGDDKLVFDAEVLVSPTIFMHLSVLEWWRNFAHGELEGMEGRTQQVEFRTCNIEEALEDSIGDQSAVRRWWTQNGLNLGLRDEEWLKTRYL, encoded by the coding sequence ATGACTTCGACCACGTCCCTCAACGACTTGGGACGTAACCGAAAACTCCGCCTTCTAGTCGCCGCCACCGGTCCTCGCGATACCTCTTGGGCTCAAGCACTTGTTGTGCGCCTTTCCAAAAACCCACAGATTGAGGCTCGAGCCATCGTCGACGATGTAGTCCCGCGATTAACACAGACCATCATTGTGATGCAGAATAGAGGGTTGGCCCTTGGAGCGGGTGATAGGGCCGACGATATCGAATTCTATCGACAGCAAGCATTCGAGCTGGTGGAATGGGCAGATCTCATGGTCTGTGTACCCCTCGATGCCGACAGTATCGCCAAGATGCTAGCCGGCGTAACCGACACTTTCCTCGGCGAAGTACTCAGAGGATGGGACACCCAAAAGAGCATCGTCTTGGTTCCTGGCATGAGCACACATATGTGGTCAAATCCGATGACCAAGAAGCACTTAAACAAATTGCACCGAAAATGGAACTGGATACGTGTCGTGACGCCGATATTATGGCACTACGAAGGATCGCCCAACCCGAAACGAGTGCCTAACTGGAATGGTTTCAATGAAGTTTTGGGGATAATAAAAAACCAGGCCGACTTATTAGGACTCGGACGAGATGTTGAAGTTGCGACCGGGCTGGGCATGGCAGACGATGCAGACGTAAGAGTCCAGTGCAAGCTTCCACCCGAGATCTGGACTATTATTCTCGACTATGCAGGGGATTGGGAACTTTCAAAGGCTCTGGGGATGTACACCAACCTTCCAATGCCCACCACATGGTCAAGCCAACCCAGGGACCCCAATGATCCACTCAAGGTGTACGAGCACGAGCTCGAGTGGACGGTTCTAACTTGCAACTCTGCTGCGATATGTAAAAAGATATCGCAATCTCCACCAGAATTCCACGACATATCAGCCTTGGTCATCAAACTCGTAATCAAGTTTGGCCTTATTGACGTATTGGCATATATGGAAGCCAATCGGCCAGATCTCTTCAAGGCATTCGATGGCACGACACTACCTACCAAAGCATCTGCTTATTATCCACGTGTCGATGTGCTGGACTATTGGAAACAGAGTGCATGGTTCAGAGATCGTCATGTGTACGATGCGGAAGCAGTTGACGGCGCCTCCAGGTTTGGACATGTTCGTGTTTTAGACTGGTGGTGGAGACGTTCTGGCCTAGGAATGCGTTACACAGAGTCGGCGCTGGAGCAAGCTAGTGGAAATGGCCATCTTCTGGTTCTTGAATGGTGGCGCGACGCAGCAGCTCAGGACGACAAGGTCGTTCTACGGCCGGGCCGGTCACTGTTATGGGCAACACAGCATGGACAAGCTGATGTCTTGCGGTGGTGGGATGCTTCAGGTATTCCTGCCGCACACGGTGACAGTGTTGCCAAAGTGGCCAGTCGCTGGGGCCAAGTTGAGGTTCTGGAGACTTGGAGACGCCTTAAAGGAGATGATAAGCTTGTGTTTGATGCCGAAGTTCTCGTTTCACCCACCATATTTATGCATTTATCGGTGCTCGAATGGTGGCGTAACTTTGCCCACGGAGAGCTTGAAGGCATGGAGGGCCGAACGCAACAGGTAGAGTTCCGGACATGCAACATCGAAGAAGCACTCGAAGACAGCATAGGAGATCAGAGTGCTGTTCGGCGTTGGTGGACACAAAACGGGCTGAACCTAGGACTGCGAGATGAGGAATGGCTCAAGACGCGCTATCTTTAG